From Salvia splendens isolate huo1 chromosome 3, SspV2, whole genome shotgun sequence, a single genomic window includes:
- the LOC121793813 gene encoding uncharacterized protein LOC121793813, with protein MQLAKPPLFFQEIPSPPRHHPNRQTYEFADGQALISRVHEAIFPPGALDKHFKELLINDEHLAELSGMPFPTHDSVFPEPTFVDGSSSEVQHLSPPPPLADSLMSARYRAKWNPGWSDQFKWAKPIFPNGVLLVKCHVCCLNEKRGLSPFANDGAKTVNHKSLLAHGASKLHKESVELFPDVLASLPTSVVPFEGPASNIPTASRKRKVSTLYDSLSNDFPWAFFRKNSADEEHVICKYSVSFAVSAKSSFADQGGASFIHQSLAHHEDTTDHKNAVQNAPASRNAVVVGNQIDNEPAFVGGSESEAQHLEQDYETVDEETLAEALAREADAACDEDLWSMIDEYMSQTDQEDHGNELVGGGCWNIGNILEEYFSLEEIFEETMDGICGKCFRRNW; from the exons ATGCAGTTGGCTAAACCTCCTCTCTTCTTCCAAGAAATCCCATCTCCACCAAGGCATCATCCCAACAGGCAGACATATGAATTTGCTGATGGTCAAGCCCTTATTTCGAGGGTCCATGAAGCTATATTCCCTCCTGGAGCACTGGATAAGCATTTCAAGGAGCTCCTCATAAACGATGAGCATTTGGCTGAGCTCAGTGGCATGCCCTTTCCGACCCATGATTCTGTTTTTCCCGAGCCAACATTTGTCGACGGATCATCAAGCGAAGTACAACATTTGTCGCCACCCCCTCCCCTTGCTGATTCACTCATGTCTGCCAGATACCGAGCCAAGTGGAACCCGGGCTGGTCAGATCAATTCAAGTGGGCTAAACCTATTTTTCCCAATGGAGTGCTACTCGTAAAATGTCACGTGTGTTGCTTGAACGAAAAGCGGGGCTTGAGCCCATTTGCGAATGACGGAGCTAAAACGGTGAATCATAAGTCTTTGTTGGCACACGGAGCTAGCAAACTGCACAAAGAATCGGTGGAACTCTTTCCAGACGTCTTGGCTAGCCTTCCCACGAGCGTTGTTCCATTCGAGGGTCCGGCCTCGAACATTCCTACGGCCAGTAGAAAACGCAAAGTTTCTACATTGTATGACTCGTTGTCAAACGACTTTCCATGGGCCTTCTTCCGAAAGAATAGTGCGGACGAAGAGCATGTTATATGCAAGTATAGCGTCTCGTTTGCAGTGAGTGCAAAAAGCAGCTTTGCTGATCAAGGCGGCGCTAGTTTTATACACCAATCCCTGGCCCATCATGAGGACACTACTGACCATAAAAACGCTGTACAAAACGCACCAG CATCAAGGAATGCTGTTGTCGTGGGGAATCAAATCGACAACGAGCCAGCATTTGTCGGCGGATCAGAAAGTGAAGCACAACATTTGGAGCAAGATTATGAAACTGTTGATGAGGAGACCTTGGCCGAGGCACTAGCAAGGGAGGCGGACGCAGCGTGTGATGAAGACTTGTGGTCGATGATCGACGAATATATGTCGCAAACTGATCAGGAAGATCATGGCAATGAGCTAGTTGGAGGTGGTTGTTGGAATATAGGAAATATATTGGAGGAGTATTTTAGTTTGGAGGAAATATTTGAGGAGACAATGGATGGAATATGTGGGAAATGTTTTAGGAGAAATTGGTGA
- the LOC121794208 gene encoding protein FAR1-RELATED SEQUENCE 4-like isoform X2, producing MEANSSSVVVNSNLEPRGDLEFHTHDEAYAYYKEYAKSVGFGTAKLSSRRSRASKEFIDAKFSCIRYGNKQQSDNAVNPRPSPKIGCKASMHVKRRINGKWYIHSFVKEHNHELLPDQAHFFRSHRIADSVSNDAKVRRKKVPPSVLKQYGAYQFLGSCMENVIRNQHDRGRFLSLEDGGAQLLLDFFSQMHEENPKFFYALDFNEEHRLRNVFWVDAKGVEDFVYFGDVVSLDITYFTSKCRVPLVLFIGVNHHIQPTLLGCGLIADESVYTFIWLMQSWCLAMGGRSPKVLLTDQNEAVKAAVHLVFPETHHYFHLWNILERLPRRLEYRNVWHESFMGKLNKCLYRSWNEESFEKRWWKLTERFCVQEDEFFQSLYEDRKLWVPVFTKDVSFAGLSAASRSESLNSFFDRYINGETSLRDFIGKYESILEDRYEEEAKANFDAWHETPELKSPSPFEKQMLLVYSHEIFRKFQTEVLGAAACHLKKENEDGTTIIYGVKDFENNLGYLVEWNELKSDIYCSCRTFQSKGYLCRHCIVVLQMSGVFSIPFKYILQRWTNAATSRIPLSEKLDEVQAKVRRYNDLCRRAIILGEEGSLSEESYNNAVAAINEALKHCTVANQPSNQSGLTPNVSAPLAILGAGDVSAPLAILGVGGSDQSVTITSEQQVPTAKVIDTSKGSKRTNSGKEPTSNGGMTSKKGKVPLEPAIANIGTHGIFQYMVCCPCLGVESRLKFNGLDEI from the exons ATGGAGGCGAACAGCAGTAGTGTTGTAGTAAATTCGAACTTAGAGCCTAGGGGTGATCTTGAATTCCATACACACGACGAAGCATACGCGTATTACAAAGAATACGCGAAATCGGTTGGGTTTGGTACTGCTAAATTGAGCAGCCGTAGGTCTAGGGCTTCAAAGGAATTCATCGATGCCAAATTTTCGTGCATTAGGTATGGGAATAAGCAACAATCGGATAATGCTGTTAATCCGAGGCCTTCGCCTAAGATAGGGTGTAAAGCTAGCATGCACGTGAAGCGTAGGATTAATGGGAAGTGGTACATTCATAGTTTCGTGAAGGAACATAATCACGAGCTTTTACCAGATCAAGCGCACTTTTTTAGAAGTCATAGGATTGCTGATTCTGTTAGCAATGATGCTAAAGTGAGGAGGAAGAAAGTTCCTCCTTCTGTGTTGAAACAGTACGGCGCTTATCAGTTTCTGGGGTCGTGTATGGAGAATGTGATCCGGAATCAGCATGATAGGGGGCGGTTTTTGAGTTTGGAAGATGGTGGTGCTCAGCTTTTGCTAGACTTCTTTTCACAAATGCATGAAGAGAATCCGAAATTTTTCTATGCGTTGGATTTCAACGAAGAGCATCGGCTGAGAAATGTGTTTTGGGTTGACGCCAAAGGCGTGGAGGATTTCGTGTACTTTGGTGATGTGGTCTCACTTGACATAACCTATTTCACAAGCAAGTGTAGAGTTCCTTTGGTTCTTTTTATCGGGGTGAACCATCACATCCAGCCTACGTTGCTTGGTTGTGGGTTGATAGCAGATGAGTCAGTATATACGTTTATTTGGTTGATGCAATCATGGTGTTTGGCAATGGGGGGACGAAGCCCTAAAGTTCTACTCACCGACCAAAATGAGGCTGTCAAAGCTGCTGTTCACTTGGTCTTTCCAGAAACTCatcattattttcatttatggaaCATTCTGGAAAGGTTGCCAAGAAGGCTTGAGTACCGTAACGTGTGGCATGAGTCTTTCATGGGGAAACTAAATAAATGCTTATATAGATCATGGAACGAAGAAAGTTTTGAAAAACGATGGTGGAAATTGACTGAAAGGTTTTGTGTTCAAGAAGATGAATTTTTTCAGTCCTTATACGAAGATCGGAAACTCTGGGTGCCTGTGTTTACAAAGGATGTTTCTTTTGCTGGGTTGTCAGCAGCTTCGAGGTCTGAAAGCTTGAACTCCTTCTTCGATAGGTACATAAATGGGGAAACTTCTTTGAGAGATTTTATAGGGAAATACGAATCGATTCTTGAAGACAGATATGAAGAGGAGGCTAAAGCAAACTTTGATGCGTGGCATGAAACGCCAGAGCTGAAATCACCTTCGCCTTTTGAGAAACAAATGCTGCTAGTTTATAGTCATGAAATATTCCGGAAATTTCAAACGGAAGTTCTAGGAGCAGCAGCTTGCCAtctgaaaaaagaaaatgaagatgGTACAACGATAATATATGGAGTGAAAGACTTCGAAAATAATCTAGGTtatttggtggaatggaatgaattGAAATCTGATATATACTGTTCTTGTCGTACATTTCAATCTAAAGGATATCTTTGTAGGCATTGTATTGTAGTTCTCCAAATGTCCGGTGTCTTTAGCATACCTTTTAAGTACATTCTGCAACGATGGACAAATGCTGCCACAAGTAGAATTCCCCTTAGTGAGAAATTGGATGAAGTGCAAGCTAAGGTCCGTCGTTACAATGACCTTTGTCGACGAGCTATAATACTGGGGGAAGAGGGTTCATTGTCAGAGGAGAGTTATAACAATGCTGTGGCTGCCATAAACGAAGCTCTCAAACACTGTACTGTTGCAAATCAGCCTTCTAATCAGAGCGGTCTGACACCCAACGTTTCTGCACCTCTCGCCATACTAGGTGCTGGAGACGTTTCTGCACCTCTCGCCATACTAGGTGTTGGAGGGTCGGACCAGAGTGTCACCATCACGTCTGAGCAGCAGGTGCCTACAGCTAAAGTGATCGACACAAGCAAAGGTTCAAAGAGGACGAATTCCGGGAAGGAGCCCACAAGCAATGGTGGGATGACTAGTAAAAAGGGGAAG GTGCCATTGGAGCCTGCAATTGCTAATATCGGGACTCATGGCATTTTTCAGTACATG GTTTGTTGTCCCTGCCTAGGCGTGGAATCTCGACTAAAGTTTAATGGACTCGATGAAATATGA
- the LOC121794208 gene encoding protein FAR1-RELATED SEQUENCE 4-like isoform X1, translating into MEANSSSVVVNSNLEPRGDLEFHTHDEAYAYYKEYAKSVGFGTAKLSSRRSRASKEFIDAKFSCIRYGNKQQSDNAVNPRPSPKIGCKASMHVKRRINGKWYIHSFVKEHNHELLPDQAHFFRSHRIADSVSNDAKVRRKKVPPSVLKQYGAYQFLGSCMENVIRNQHDRGRFLSLEDGGAQLLLDFFSQMHEENPKFFYALDFNEEHRLRNVFWVDAKGVEDFVYFGDVVSLDITYFTSKCRVPLVLFIGVNHHIQPTLLGCGLIADESVYTFIWLMQSWCLAMGGRSPKVLLTDQNEAVKAAVHLVFPETHHYFHLWNILERLPRRLEYRNVWHESFMGKLNKCLYRSWNEESFEKRWWKLTERFCVQEDEFFQSLYEDRKLWVPVFTKDVSFAGLSAASRSESLNSFFDRYINGETSLRDFIGKYESILEDRYEEEAKANFDAWHETPELKSPSPFEKQMLLVYSHEIFRKFQTEVLGAAACHLKKENEDGTTIIYGVKDFENNLGYLVEWNELKSDIYCSCRTFQSKGYLCRHCIVVLQMSGVFSIPFKYILQRWTNAATSRIPLSEKLDEVQAKVRRYNDLCRRAIILGEEGSLSEESYNNAVAAINEALKHCTVANQPSNQSGLTPNVSAPLAILGAGDVSAPLAILGVGGSDQSVTITSEQQVPTAKVIDTSKGSKRTNSGKEPTSNGGMTSKKGKVPLEPAIANIGTHGIFQYMDVPAPLDYPAMYPRFLTALLKGGEMSKRGVEMLGEMLEEQS; encoded by the exons ATGGAGGCGAACAGCAGTAGTGTTGTAGTAAATTCGAACTTAGAGCCTAGGGGTGATCTTGAATTCCATACACACGACGAAGCATACGCGTATTACAAAGAATACGCGAAATCGGTTGGGTTTGGTACTGCTAAATTGAGCAGCCGTAGGTCTAGGGCTTCAAAGGAATTCATCGATGCCAAATTTTCGTGCATTAGGTATGGGAATAAGCAACAATCGGATAATGCTGTTAATCCGAGGCCTTCGCCTAAGATAGGGTGTAAAGCTAGCATGCACGTGAAGCGTAGGATTAATGGGAAGTGGTACATTCATAGTTTCGTGAAGGAACATAATCACGAGCTTTTACCAGATCAAGCGCACTTTTTTAGAAGTCATAGGATTGCTGATTCTGTTAGCAATGATGCTAAAGTGAGGAGGAAGAAAGTTCCTCCTTCTGTGTTGAAACAGTACGGCGCTTATCAGTTTCTGGGGTCGTGTATGGAGAATGTGATCCGGAATCAGCATGATAGGGGGCGGTTTTTGAGTTTGGAAGATGGTGGTGCTCAGCTTTTGCTAGACTTCTTTTCACAAATGCATGAAGAGAATCCGAAATTTTTCTATGCGTTGGATTTCAACGAAGAGCATCGGCTGAGAAATGTGTTTTGGGTTGACGCCAAAGGCGTGGAGGATTTCGTGTACTTTGGTGATGTGGTCTCACTTGACATAACCTATTTCACAAGCAAGTGTAGAGTTCCTTTGGTTCTTTTTATCGGGGTGAACCATCACATCCAGCCTACGTTGCTTGGTTGTGGGTTGATAGCAGATGAGTCAGTATATACGTTTATTTGGTTGATGCAATCATGGTGTTTGGCAATGGGGGGACGAAGCCCTAAAGTTCTACTCACCGACCAAAATGAGGCTGTCAAAGCTGCTGTTCACTTGGTCTTTCCAGAAACTCatcattattttcatttatggaaCATTCTGGAAAGGTTGCCAAGAAGGCTTGAGTACCGTAACGTGTGGCATGAGTCTTTCATGGGGAAACTAAATAAATGCTTATATAGATCATGGAACGAAGAAAGTTTTGAAAAACGATGGTGGAAATTGACTGAAAGGTTTTGTGTTCAAGAAGATGAATTTTTTCAGTCCTTATACGAAGATCGGAAACTCTGGGTGCCTGTGTTTACAAAGGATGTTTCTTTTGCTGGGTTGTCAGCAGCTTCGAGGTCTGAAAGCTTGAACTCCTTCTTCGATAGGTACATAAATGGGGAAACTTCTTTGAGAGATTTTATAGGGAAATACGAATCGATTCTTGAAGACAGATATGAAGAGGAGGCTAAAGCAAACTTTGATGCGTGGCATGAAACGCCAGAGCTGAAATCACCTTCGCCTTTTGAGAAACAAATGCTGCTAGTTTATAGTCATGAAATATTCCGGAAATTTCAAACGGAAGTTCTAGGAGCAGCAGCTTGCCAtctgaaaaaagaaaatgaagatgGTACAACGATAATATATGGAGTGAAAGACTTCGAAAATAATCTAGGTtatttggtggaatggaatgaattGAAATCTGATATATACTGTTCTTGTCGTACATTTCAATCTAAAGGATATCTTTGTAGGCATTGTATTGTAGTTCTCCAAATGTCCGGTGTCTTTAGCATACCTTTTAAGTACATTCTGCAACGATGGACAAATGCTGCCACAAGTAGAATTCCCCTTAGTGAGAAATTGGATGAAGTGCAAGCTAAGGTCCGTCGTTACAATGACCTTTGTCGACGAGCTATAATACTGGGGGAAGAGGGTTCATTGTCAGAGGAGAGTTATAACAATGCTGTGGCTGCCATAAACGAAGCTCTCAAACACTGTACTGTTGCAAATCAGCCTTCTAATCAGAGCGGTCTGACACCCAACGTTTCTGCACCTCTCGCCATACTAGGTGCTGGAGACGTTTCTGCACCTCTCGCCATACTAGGTGTTGGAGGGTCGGACCAGAGTGTCACCATCACGTCTGAGCAGCAGGTGCCTACAGCTAAAGTGATCGACACAAGCAAAGGTTCAAAGAGGACGAATTCCGGGAAGGAGCCCACAAGCAATGGTGGGATGACTAGTAAAAAGGGGAAG GTGCCATTGGAGCCTGCAATTGCTAATATCGGGACTCATGGCATTTTTCAGTACATG GATGTGCCTGCTCCGTTGGATTATCCTGCTATGTACCCGAGATTCCTCACAGCGTTGTTAAAAGGCGGCGAGATGTCCAAGAGAGGCGTGGAGATGCTGGGCGAGATGTTGGAGGAACAAAGCTGA